From Pseudomonas hefeiensis, one genomic window encodes:
- a CDS encoding DUF4880 domain-containing protein: MSRREPQTLNPAIVEQAIQWLVRLRFNQADEQTQRTFEHWLQQSPEHVLAWQRVETLGDEFAGVPAQLARQTLNGANHGMRRRESLKLLGILATVSTAAWLGRDYTPVPAMLAQQRSSTGEQRRFQLDDGSLIQLNSDSAVDSVFDAQRRLIILRRGEIIVNVGADQHSPRARPFWVQSRDGIMRAQSSRFLARELDDGTLVAAQEGSVTVFPGSSQTPASRSVQAGNQLLFTSSGARIFRDNGLDLWSWGDGVISARNMRLNDFIVELSRYRPGVLRCAEEVADRRISGTFQLADNDQVLALIAQSLHLHIDYRTRYWVTVTAAT; encoded by the coding sequence ATGTCGAGGCGTGAGCCGCAGACGCTCAATCCGGCCATTGTTGAGCAGGCGATCCAATGGCTGGTGCGCCTTCGCTTCAATCAAGCCGATGAACAAACACAGCGCACTTTTGAGCACTGGCTGCAGCAGAGCCCGGAGCATGTGTTGGCGTGGCAGCGTGTGGAAACGCTTGGGGATGAATTCGCAGGCGTACCAGCTCAACTGGCCCGACAAACCCTTAATGGTGCCAATCATGGAATGCGGCGGCGGGAAAGCCTGAAGCTACTGGGCATATTGGCGACTGTTAGCACGGCAGCCTGGCTCGGCCGGGACTATACACCCGTACCAGCCATGCTTGCGCAGCAGCGCAGCAGTACTGGCGAGCAACGACGCTTCCAACTCGATGATGGCAGCCTTATTCAGCTCAATAGCGATAGCGCCGTCGACAGCGTTTTCGACGCCCAGCGACGCCTGATAATCCTGCGACGTGGTGAAATCATCGTGAATGTCGGCGCGGATCAACACTCGCCTCGAGCGCGACCGTTCTGGGTGCAATCACGTGACGGGATCATGCGCGCTCAGAGTTCCCGCTTTCTGGCACGCGAGCTTGACGACGGCACTCTGGTCGCGGCGCAGGAAGGATCAGTCACGGTTTTCCCCGGCTCCAGTCAAACTCCGGCGAGCCGCAGCGTCCAGGCCGGAAATCAGCTGCTGTTCACATCAAGTGGCGCCCGAATATTCAGGGACAACGGCCTTGATCTATGGAGCTGGGGTGACGGGGTGATCAGTGCACGCAATATGCGCCTCAATGATTTCATCGTGGAGTTGTCGCGTTATCGCCCCGGGGTACTGCGCTGCGCCGAAGAGGTCGCTGATCGTCGCATTTCCGGCACCTTCCAGCTCGCCGACAACGATCAGGTCCTGGCATTGATCGCGCAGTCACTGCATTTGCACATTGATTATCGGACCCGTTATTGGGTGACAGTAACCGCTGCCACCTGA
- a CDS encoding sigma-70 family RNA polymerase sigma factor, whose amino-acid sequence MRSDETLGTADLGLLYRTHHSWLHGWLVRRIGCRDNAADLAQDTFVRLLKSRQSSPLREPRAYLSSIARGLMIDQYRRRELERAYLESIMLLPQHEVPSEESRLMILDALERIDRMLGMLKPRVRQAFLFARLDGLTCAQIAEKLGVSRATVERDLATALQHCYRLRYVEA is encoded by the coding sequence ATGCGCAGCGATGAAACACTAGGTACTGCAGATCTAGGGCTGCTCTATCGAACCCACCACTCGTGGTTACATGGCTGGCTAGTCCGACGCATTGGATGTCGCGATAACGCAGCAGATTTGGCGCAGGACACCTTCGTACGTCTGCTCAAATCCCGTCAGTCCAGCCCCTTGCGCGAACCACGCGCCTATTTGAGCAGTATCGCCCGCGGACTGATGATTGATCAGTATCGTCGTCGCGAACTCGAACGTGCCTACTTGGAAAGCATCATGTTGCTGCCTCAACACGAGGTTCCATCGGAAGAAAGCCGGCTGATGATTCTTGATGCGCTCGAGCGCATAGACCGTATGCTCGGTATGCTTAAACCAAGAGTTCGGCAGGCATTTTTATTTGCCCGACTCGACGGTCTAACCTGCGCGCAAATAGCCGAAAAGCTGGGTGTTTCCCGTGCGACGGTGGAACGCGACCTGGCCACGGCCCTGCAACACTGCTATCGCTTGCGTTATGTCGAGGCGTGA
- a CDS encoding TonB-dependent siderophore receptor, with product MSSSPVSQRHPLNHALHGAILGLIVSSYALPSLAQTSSADHSNQAKQWNIAAGPLAPALDRFAREAGISLSFDASSVMNRTTAGVNGTLDTSAALSSLLRGSELQIEQQGPNAYLIFPQPKPAGPLELGTTDVEEYRLAPLIINAKVRVRVSADDDANSVVAKELWVGGKVATSILNTPASVSVVTNKEMEQRSVSTTEEALQYTPGVVSDFYGTDDRNDYFQIRGFQATTYRDGLTLSSMRGVREDPFAYERIEILRGANSTLFGPADPGGSVNFVTKQPRFEQFGQGYVTYGSFDHVETGIDVGDALNDEKTLAGRFTAKGQNSDREYDHSQDDNRLVMGGLTWAPTDYTSATMILDYLKTESSPNSGGYPLDKEYDRSKFYGEPSYNFHDVERTSLSGNVTHDFDNGFVLRSNLRYSKLTDDFGYVYISDSAARVGTTVDRYLFGTDSEADQFNGNLMLQYDARFENIDSSSLVGVEYLDSTTKESSVYALTTPIDIANPVFTGVPRSITPYAVNKRDATTKAVFLQQNLSFYERFIVTAGMRNDSMDLTSKGLQSTEKDNFSETSYRGALTYIVNDEVSTYVSMVESVSPPQVGVTPQTGRQYEVGVKYAPMGMDALFSAAVYDLTQENVTIAVVLPSGIIEQQTVGESQARGLDLEAKAQVTQNLSLMGGYSYMESEVLRGSLYDGSSLKGNEFTTAPKHSASLWSYYDVPGTDVSVGLGARYVGSYYFDAANSGKSDGTTLFDAAFNYEIAKGTDLAVNVSNLLDEQHVVGSGTANFYNPGREITAKVSYSW from the coding sequence ATGAGTTCGTCCCCTGTTTCACAGCGCCATCCATTAAATCATGCCTTGCACGGTGCGATTTTGGGTTTGATCGTAAGCAGCTACGCATTGCCATCGCTGGCACAAACGTCGAGCGCTGACCACAGCAATCAAGCCAAGCAATGGAACATCGCTGCCGGCCCACTGGCGCCGGCGCTTGACCGCTTTGCGCGCGAGGCTGGCATCAGTCTTTCCTTCGACGCGTCGAGTGTAATGAACCGCACCACTGCTGGCGTGAATGGCACGCTCGATACGTCGGCAGCGCTGTCATCGTTGCTGCGGGGGAGCGAATTGCAAATCGAACAGCAAGGCCCGAATGCCTATCTAATCTTCCCTCAACCAAAGCCCGCCGGCCCGCTGGAGCTCGGCACAACGGACGTCGAGGAATACCGCCTTGCCCCCCTCATCATCAATGCCAAGGTCAGGGTCAGGGTCAGTGCCGACGACGACGCCAACTCGGTGGTCGCCAAGGAGCTCTGGGTTGGCGGCAAGGTGGCAACCAGCATTCTCAATACACCGGCCTCGGTGTCGGTTGTTACCAACAAGGAAATGGAGCAACGCAGCGTCAGCACCACGGAAGAGGCGCTGCAATACACGCCGGGCGTGGTCAGTGACTTCTATGGTACGGATGACCGCAACGACTATTTCCAAATCCGGGGCTTCCAGGCGACCACCTACCGTGACGGCTTGACCCTGAGTTCGATGCGCGGCGTACGCGAAGATCCATTCGCGTATGAACGCATAGAGATTCTGCGTGGCGCCAACTCTACGCTGTTTGGCCCAGCGGACCCGGGCGGTTCGGTGAATTTCGTGACCAAACAGCCGCGCTTCGAGCAGTTTGGCCAAGGCTATGTGACCTACGGTTCGTTTGACCATGTCGAGACAGGCATCGATGTGGGGGATGCGCTGAACGACGAGAAAACCTTGGCTGGCCGCTTTACTGCCAAAGGCCAAAACAGCGACCGCGAGTACGATCACTCACAGGACGACAACCGGTTGGTGATGGGTGGCCTCACCTGGGCACCCACGGATTACACGTCAGCCACCATGATTCTGGACTATCTGAAAACTGAAAGTTCGCCCAACAGTGGCGGCTATCCGCTGGACAAGGAATACGACCGCAGCAAGTTTTATGGTGAGCCCAGCTACAACTTTCACGATGTCGAGCGCACCAGCCTCAGCGGTAACGTCACCCATGACTTCGACAACGGCTTCGTACTGCGCAGCAATCTGCGTTACAGCAAATTGACCGATGATTTTGGCTACGTTTACATCAGCGACAGCGCCGCACGTGTTGGTACTACCGTTGACCGGTATCTGTTTGGAACGGACAGTGAGGCCGACCAGTTCAACGGCAATCTGATGCTGCAATACGATGCCCGCTTCGAGAACATCGACAGCAGCAGCCTGGTGGGCGTGGAGTACCTCGACTCGACCACCAAGGAAAGCTCGGTCTACGCCCTGACGACCCCGATTGACATTGCAAATCCCGTGTTTACTGGCGTTCCACGCTCAATCACACCGTATGCCGTCAACAAGCGAGACGCGACCACCAAGGCCGTGTTCCTTCAGCAGAACCTATCGTTCTACGAGCGTTTCATCGTCACCGCGGGTATGCGCAACGACTCGATGGACCTTACCAGCAAAGGCTTGCAATCCACTGAGAAAGACAACTTCTCCGAAACCTCCTACCGAGGTGCGTTGACCTATATCGTCAACGATGAGGTGTCCACCTATGTGAGCATGGTGGAATCCGTCTCGCCACCTCAGGTTGGCGTAACACCGCAGACGGGCAGGCAGTACGAAGTGGGCGTGAAGTATGCGCCGATGGGGATGGACGCACTGTTCTCCGCCGCCGTTTATGACTTGACCCAGGAAAACGTCACCATCGCCGTGGTGCTGCCGAGCGGCATCATTGAACAACAAACGGTGGGCGAATCGCAGGCGCGTGGCCTCGACCTGGAAGCCAAGGCGCAGGTGACGCAGAACCTCAGCCTGATGGGTGGCTACTCCTATATGGAGTCCGAGGTACTGCGCGGTTCCTTGTACGACGGCAGCTCCCTGAAGGGTAATGAGTTCACCACGGCACCCAAGCATTCTGCTTCGCTCTGGAGTTATTACGACGTGCCCGGCACTGATGTCAGCGTTGGCTTGGGTGCGCGCTACGTCGGCTCTTATTACTTCGATGCAGCCAACTCCGGCAAAAGCGATGGCACCACGCTGTTCGACGCCGCCTTCAACTACGAGATCGCCAAGGGCACCGACCTTGCGGTGAACGTCAGCAACCTGCTGGATGAGCAGCACGTGGTCGGTTCCGGCACAGCGAACTTCTACAATCCGGGTCGCGAGATTACCGCCAAGGTGAGTTACAGCTGGTAA
- a CDS encoding AraC family transcriptional regulator: MPTDQFALSSDLINELLRGMRLRGVEYRRIQAGPAFGLGFAEKPGHAWFHFLAVGNAVLRMEDGAAYAMTAGNAVFISHGAAHQLLSDTDVPVQDIDRLDAAPLGDTVSAVDTGTDASPTPTTLLFSGCMEFELGSIHGLGRLMPGLMLIDAGGQRYPGLVPILTTMEREVSAARVGFAGILARLADVVAAMVVRGWVECACGNASGLVAALRDPRLASALLALHQQPGRDWTVAQLAEQCNTSRSVFADRFQATIGMAPLRYVTELRMRLASQWLTLERLPIEEVAQRLGYTSQAAFSRAFKRITGKTPGLSRQSRQSAVS; this comes from the coding sequence ATGCCTACCGATCAATTTGCTCTCTCCTCGGATCTCATCAACGAACTGTTGCGCGGCATGCGCCTGCGTGGCGTCGAATACCGGCGTATCCAAGCCGGTCCAGCCTTCGGCCTGGGCTTCGCTGAGAAACCTGGGCATGCCTGGTTCCACTTCCTGGCGGTCGGCAATGCGGTGCTGCGGATGGAGGACGGGGCTGCGTACGCGATGACGGCCGGCAACGCCGTATTCATCTCCCATGGCGCGGCCCATCAATTGCTTTCCGATACGGACGTGCCTGTTCAGGACATCGACCGTTTAGACGCCGCCCCCCTCGGTGATACGGTCAGCGCGGTGGATACCGGAACCGATGCCAGCCCCACGCCGACCACCCTTTTGTTCAGTGGCTGCATGGAGTTTGAACTGGGCAGTATCCATGGCCTTGGCAGGCTGATGCCGGGCCTGATGCTGATTGATGCCGGCGGCCAGCGTTACCCCGGACTGGTGCCTATCCTGACCACCATGGAACGCGAGGTCAGCGCCGCACGTGTCGGCTTCGCCGGTATCCTCGCGCGTTTGGCCGACGTGGTGGCCGCCATGGTCGTTCGTGGCTGGGTGGAGTGCGCCTGCGGTAATGCCTCTGGCCTGGTCGCTGCGTTACGCGATCCACGCTTGGCAAGCGCGCTTCTCGCGCTCCATCAACAACCGGGGCGCGACTGGACCGTTGCGCAGTTGGCGGAGCAATGCAATACCTCTCGCTCGGTCTTCGCGGACCGTTTCCAGGCGACTATTGGTATGGCCCCACTGCGCTACGTCACTGAGTTGCGGATGCGGCTTGCGAGCCAGTGGTTGACGCTCGAAAGGCTGCCGATTGAAGAGGTGGCGCAGCGCCTGGGCTATACATCTCAGGCTGCTTTCAGTCGCGCATTCAAGCGCATTACAGGCAAGACGCCTGGATTAAGTCGTCAGTCGAGGCAGTCCGCTGTTTCCTGA
- a CDS encoding MFS transporter, with amino-acid sequence MTDCVCNALSDSRPGAGLDVEPATPAWMAVFSLAMGVFGLLTAEYLPASLLTPMATDLGVSEALAGQAVTVTAVVALFAGLLVPGLTRGIDRRWVLLGFSTLMIASNLLVAVSSSFAVLLVMRILLGIALGGFWSMAAAVAMRLVPGALLPRALSIIFSGIAVGTVVAVPLGSYLGGLYGWRSAFFAAAAVGLVTLAFQSFTLPSLAPRTPARLRTVLEVLRRPGIAMGMFGCVLVHSGHFAMFTYVRPFLEGTTGIGPQGLSLMLLGFGVANFGGTLLAGWLLERHPLATLVLMPALVGVAALALVLLPASVPGQAVLLAIWGLAFGGVPVAWSNWVASAIPDQAESAGGMVVASVQSAIATGAAAGGAMFSLGGSAGVFVAAAVLMLLAALLIALRVRVPSAHGSAQARPALHL; translated from the coding sequence ATGACTGACTGTGTTTGTAATGCCTTATCCGACAGCCGTCCCGGCGCCGGGCTGGATGTAGAACCTGCAACCCCTGCGTGGATGGCAGTCTTCTCGTTGGCAATGGGCGTGTTCGGATTGCTCACCGCCGAGTACCTTCCGGCCAGCCTGTTAACGCCGATGGCTACCGATTTGGGTGTGTCCGAAGCGCTGGCTGGCCAGGCAGTAACGGTGACAGCAGTGGTGGCACTGTTCGCTGGCCTGTTGGTGCCAGGCCTGACCCGCGGTATCGACCGCCGCTGGGTGCTGCTGGGTTTTTCTACGTTGATGATCGCATCCAATCTCTTGGTCGCCGTTTCCTCCAGTTTCGCGGTGCTATTGGTAATGCGAATCTTGCTAGGTATTGCCCTTGGCGGGTTCTGGAGCATGGCGGCAGCGGTGGCGATGCGCTTGGTACCGGGGGCTTTGTTGCCTCGAGCGCTCTCGATCATTTTCAGCGGAATTGCCGTCGGGACAGTGGTTGCGGTCCCGCTGGGCAGCTACCTGGGCGGCCTATATGGTTGGCGCAGCGCGTTCTTTGCAGCGGCGGCGGTAGGTCTGGTGACCCTGGCTTTCCAGTCGTTCACGCTGCCGAGTCTTGCGCCGCGCACGCCGGCACGCCTGCGCACCGTACTCGAGGTGTTGCGGCGCCCGGGCATCGCCATGGGGATGTTCGGTTGTGTGCTGGTGCACAGCGGTCACTTCGCGATGTTCACCTATGTTCGGCCATTCCTCGAGGGTACTACCGGCATCGGTCCGCAAGGGCTGTCGCTGATGCTGCTGGGTTTCGGTGTGGCGAACTTCGGCGGCACGCTGTTGGCCGGGTGGCTGCTTGAACGTCACCCACTGGCCACCTTGGTGTTGATGCCCGCGCTGGTGGGTGTTGCAGCACTGGCGTTGGTGCTGTTGCCGGCCTCGGTACCCGGGCAGGCGGTGCTGCTGGCGATCTGGGGTCTGGCTTTTGGCGGTGTGCCAGTGGCGTGGTCGAACTGGGTCGCCAGCGCAATACCTGATCAGGCGGAAAGCGCCGGGGGCATGGTGGTGGCTTCTGTGCAGTCGGCCATCGCAACGGGCGCAGCCGCTGGCGGTGCGATGTTCAGCCTCGGTGGCAGCGCAGGCGTATTTGTAGCGGCGGCCGTGCTGATGCTGCTGGCCGCGCTGCTGATTGCGTTGCGTGTCCGGGTCCCTTCTGCCCATGGCAGTGCCCAGGCCAGGCCGGCGCTGCACCTTTGA